A genomic stretch from Shewanella woodyi ATCC 51908 includes:
- the ppnN gene encoding nucleotide 5'-monophosphate nucleosidase PpnN: MIVNVSPRGSMDQLSQLEVDRLKQNATSELYQLYRSCSLAVLASGLHSDNAENLFEQFSDFNINVLRRERGIKIELINPPEAAFVDGKIIVGIQEHLFAVLRDIVYLSDKYDNLKNINLTNPSHITNVVFDILRNAQVIPLEDPSIVVCWGGHSINDTEFHYTQDVGYELGLREMNICTGCGPGAMEGPMKGGTIGHAKQRISNARYIGLTEPSIIAAEPPNQIVNELVILPDIEKRLEAFVRLGHGIVIFPGGAGTAEELLYLLGILLNKENQDIPFPLILTGPKESADYFMRIDEFIAATLGEEAQSKYEIIIDDPVRVARVMSHGMDVVKDHRKSSGDSYQYNWSLKIEPEFQLPFNPTHEMMGDLNLHFQSDKAELAANLRRAFSGIVAGNVKMETIKSVMKNGPFQIKGDPTLMALMDKLLKAFVKQQRMKLPGSKYVPCYKINT; this comes from the coding sequence ATGATAGTAAATGTCAGTCCCAGAGGAAGTATGGATCAACTTTCACAACTGGAAGTCGATCGCCTCAAACAAAACGCAACAAGCGAACTCTATCAACTTTACCGCAGCTGCTCACTGGCAGTTCTCGCCTCTGGTCTGCATAGCGATAATGCAGAAAACCTCTTTGAACAGTTTTCAGACTTCAATATCAATGTCCTTCGCCGTGAGCGAGGCATCAAGATTGAACTTATCAACCCACCAGAAGCCGCTTTTGTCGACGGCAAAATTATCGTGGGTATTCAAGAGCATCTATTCGCAGTATTAAGGGATATCGTCTATCTCAGCGACAAATATGACAACCTCAAAAATATTAATTTAACCAACCCAAGTCATATCACAAATGTGGTATTTGATATTCTGAGGAATGCGCAAGTTATCCCTCTAGAAGACCCAAGCATTGTTGTCTGTTGGGGCGGACACAGCATCAATGACACCGAATTTCATTACACTCAAGATGTTGGCTATGAGCTTGGGCTGCGTGAGATGAACATATGTACTGGTTGTGGCCCTGGCGCCATGGAGGGGCCAATGAAAGGGGGCACCATAGGCCATGCAAAACAGCGCATAAGTAATGCCCGTTACATCGGGCTCACAGAGCCTAGTATCATAGCTGCAGAGCCGCCAAATCAGATCGTCAACGAGTTGGTTATTCTGCCCGATATTGAGAAGCGACTGGAAGCCTTTGTCAGACTTGGACATGGGATTGTGATCTTCCCTGGTGGTGCTGGCACCGCTGAAGAGCTGCTCTATTTACTTGGCATACTGCTTAATAAAGAGAATCAAGACATCCCCTTCCCGCTCATACTCACAGGGCCAAAGGAGAGTGCCGATTACTTTATGCGTATCGATGAGTTTATCGCCGCAACCTTAGGTGAAGAGGCGCAAAGCAAGTATGAGATTATCATTGATGACCCAGTTCGTGTCGCCCGAGTGATGAGCCATGGAATGGATGTAGTTAAAGATCACCGTAAGTCTTCCGGTGACTCCTATCAATATAACTGGTCGCTTAAGATTGAGCCCGAGTTCCAACTCCCCTTTAACCCGACTCATGAGATGATGGGAGATCTCAACCTTCACTTTCAATCAGATAAGGCCGAACTTGCCGCCAATCTACGCAGAGCCTTTTCAGGCATTGTGGCAGGAAATGTGAAGATGGAAACCATTAAGAGTGTCATGAAAAACGGCCCCTTCCAGATTAAGGGCGATCCCACCTTGATGGCACTGATGGATAAACTACTTAAAGCCTTTGTTAAGCAACAAAGAATGAAGCTACCAGGGAGTAAATATGTCCCCTGTTATAAAATAAATACCTAG
- a CDS encoding GNAT family protein, translating into MLVAPKITTKRTVLTLLQHYDYQLLIDYYERNSSHLLPWEPERDNDYLEASHVSKRLQVSNDLFFAGGAVNFVARGNIKDGKVSADHNGQILGVCNFANTNQYKDLIAQREFSGPEARQRVKSIVILRSSSLTQHQHR; encoded by the coding sequence ATGTTAGTCGCACCTAAAATCACAACAAAGCGAACTGTATTAACTCTGTTACAGCACTATGATTATCAGCTACTTATTGATTATTACGAAAGAAACAGTTCTCACTTGTTACCATGGGAGCCTGAAAGGGATAACGATTACCTTGAAGCGTCCCATGTGAGTAAGAGACTCCAGGTGAGCAATGATCTTTTTTTCGCTGGTGGTGCCGTTAATTTCGTCGCTAGAGGGAATATAAAAGATGGTAAGGTATCTGCTGATCATAATGGGCAGATATTGGGAGTCTGTAACTTTGCAAATACCAATCAGTATAAAGATTTGATCGCTCAGCGAGAGTTTAGCGGTCCTGAGGCAAGGCAACGAGTGAAGAGCATAGTTATTCTACGGTCAAGCTCGTTAACACAGCATCAGCACCGCTAA
- a CDS encoding DUF3192 domain-containing protein, translating to MKSKLPVIVGSIFAAYLAFVAVVVLVYDPTPDEMDWEDRQEYINAKLTEISLGQSITQIKSLLGKADFSEAKVTNENAIQVLFYRTHHKKSDGETTKDECTPLLFKDQKLIAWGEGTYQQYLTGGLTN from the coding sequence ATGAAATCTAAACTCCCTGTTATTGTCGGTTCAATTTTTGCGGCCTATTTAGCTTTCGTTGCCGTTGTTGTCCTTGTTTACGATCCAACGCCAGATGAGATGGACTGGGAAGATAGGCAGGAATATATCAATGCAAAGCTCACCGAAATTAGCTTAGGTCAATCTATCACTCAAATTAAGTCCCTTTTGGGCAAGGCTGATTTCAGCGAAGCAAAAGTCACCAATGAAAACGCAATACAGGTACTTTTCTATCGCACCCACCATAAGAAATCCGACGGAGAAACCACCAAAGATGAGTGCACTCCACTGCTGTTTAAAGATCAAAAGTTGATCGCTTGGGGAGAGGGCACATATCAGCAGTACCTAACAGGTGGTCTCACCAACTAA
- a CDS encoding GNAT family N-acetyltransferase produces MVYVRGPFQACYLGYSVDKALEGQGVMREILEAGINYIFKELKLHRIMANYIPDNTRSGHLLSSLGFEKEGVAKAYLKINGRWQDHLLTSKLNPNDA; encoded by the coding sequence TTGGTATACGTTCGGGGCCCTTTTCAAGCTTGTTATCTTGGTTACTCTGTTGATAAAGCCCTTGAAGGGCAAGGTGTGATGCGTGAGATACTTGAAGCTGGGATTAACTATATTTTTAAGGAGTTAAAGCTGCATCGGATCATGGCGAATTATATACCAGACAATACACGTAGTGGACACTTACTCTCTTCACTTGGTTTTGAGAAGGAGGGAGTCGCGAAAGCATACTTGAAGATTAACGGTCGGTGGCAAGATCACCTGCTAACCTCCAAGCTTAACCCTAATGATGCTTAG
- the xni gene encoding flap endonuclease Xni, which yields MNTFLIIDGLNLVRRIHAAQPNENDVNGLDARVASACKKLLKYHQPSHVAIVWDGDATSWRKTLYEDYKKGRKPMPEALAKSLPALKTHLSELNVNSIDAEAEADDVIATLATKLVNNQGKAIIVSTDKGFTQLTHTNIERWDHFNQAYITIEQREEKLGVERTQFIDYLALAGDSGNKIPGVPGIGPKSASELLKIFRSLSNLYGSLEQVGAKQAKKLEEGKQMARLSYKLVQLQTEIPLNANLSQFRLPQ from the coding sequence ATGAATACTTTTTTAATCATAGATGGCTTGAATTTAGTTCGACGCATCCACGCAGCACAACCCAACGAAAATGATGTTAATGGTTTAGATGCCCGTGTCGCTTCTGCCTGTAAAAAACTGCTCAAATACCACCAGCCAAGTCATGTCGCTATCGTATGGGACGGTGATGCCACCTCATGGCGAAAGACTCTCTATGAAGATTATAAAAAGGGGAGAAAACCTATGCCTGAGGCATTGGCAAAATCCCTCCCTGCATTAAAAACCCATCTAAGTGAGCTTAATGTAAACTCAATTGATGCAGAAGCTGAAGCCGATGATGTGATAGCAACGCTAGCCACTAAGCTAGTAAATAATCAAGGAAAAGCGATTATCGTCTCCACAGATAAGGGCTTTACCCAGTTAACTCATACCAATATCGAGCGATGGGATCATTTTAATCAAGCTTACATCACCATAGAGCAGAGAGAGGAGAAACTTGGCGTCGAGCGAACTCAATTTATCGACTACTTAGCACTCGCCGGTGACAGTGGTAATAAAATTCCTGGAGTACCAGGTATAGGGCCAAAGTCAGCATCTGAGCTATTAAAAATATTTCGCTCTCTATCTAACCTCTATGGCTCTTTAGAACAGGTTGGCGCCAAGCAAGCCAAAAAACTGGAAGAGGGCAAGCAGATGGCTAGATTGAGCTATAAATTGGTACAACTACAAACAGAGATCCCATTAAATGCAAATTTAAGTCAATTCAGGCTTCCCCAGTAA